From Debaryomyces hansenii CBS767 chromosome C complete sequence, a single genomic window includes:
- a CDS encoding DEHA2C07282p (similar to uniprot|P10869 Saccharomyces cerevisiae YER052c HOM3 Aspartate kinase), which yields MVNSPTLSASSYNSVLDFKKVNKASNWIIQKFGGTSVGKFPENIVDDIAKVFSQQNRVAVVCSARSSNTKSEGTTSRLIKSADLALEDGDFHALLKVIEEDHVENAKSRISDTKIQEELIENTMKELERANELLKACQVIGEISARTLDSIMSVGEKLSCLFMAALMNDRGLKATYVDLSDIIPLDYDFTSGFDEKFYKFLSSELGKKVLSLDSDVVPVLTGYFGVVPGGLLNGVGRGYTDLCAALIAVGTQAEELQIWKEVDGIFTADPRKVPNARLLDSVTPEEAAELTYYGSEVIHPFTMEQVIKAKIPIRIKNVKNPWGSGTIIFPDNLGRRGEETPPHPPAAYETLSSSYIATHKKKSATAITAKQDIVVINVHSNKKTLSHGFLAHIFTTLDNFKLVVDLISTSEVHVSMALQIQPDQELHLKNALKELRKMGTVDVTREMTIVSLVGKQMVNFIGIAGNMFKVLADERINIEMISQGANEINISAVIDAKDTLRALQSIHAKLLEGSYDLLGKTESAVDTRLEGLKLQ from the coding sequence GTCCTTGACTTCAAGAAAGTGAATAAAGCATCAAATTGGATTATCCAAAAATTCGGTGGTACTTCGGTAGGTAAATTTCCTGAAAACATCGTGGATGATATAGCCAAAGTATTCAGTCAGCAAAACAGAGTTGCAGTTGTCTGTTCTGCAAGATCTTCGAACACAAAAAGCGAAGGTACCACGTCCAGATTGATCAAATCAGCGGATTTAGCATTGGAGGACGGCGACTTCCATGCATTATTAAAggttattgaagaagatcaCGTCGAAAATGCTAAGAGTCGTATCTCAGACacaaaaattcaagaagaattaattgagaatacaatgaaagaattagaaagaGCGAATGAATTGTTAAAGGCATGCCAGGTGATTGGTGAAATAAGTGCCAGAACCTTAGATTCGATCATGTCTGTTGGTGAAAAGCTTTCATGTCTCTTTATGGCTGCCTTGATGAATGACCGTGGCTTAAAGGCTACCTATGTTGATTTGTCAGACATTATTCCTTTGGATTATGACTTTACAAGTGGATTTGATgagaaattttataaattcttATCTTCTGAATTAGGTAAGAAAGTATTATCTCTTGATTCTGATGTTGTTCCTGTTCTCACTGGCTATTTCGGAGTTGTCCCTGGTGGATTATTGAACGGTGTAGGTAGGGGTTACACCGACTTATGTGCGGCATTGATTGCTGTTGGCACTCAAGCCGAAGAATTACAGATTTGGAAAGAAGTCGATGGTATATTTACTGCAGATCCTAGAAAGGTACCAAACGCCAGATTATTGGATAGTGTCACCCCAGAAGAGGCCGCTGAGCTTACCTATTATGGTTCTGAAGTCATCCATCCGTTTACCATGGAACAAGTCATCAAAGCGAAAATTCCTATCAGAATTAAGAATGTGAAAAACCCATGGGGTTCAGGTACTATTATTTTCCCAGATAATTTGGGCAGAAGAGGAGAAGAAACTCCTCCACATCCACCAGCAGCTTATGAGACTTTGTCAAGTTCATATATTGCTACACACAAAAAGAAATCTGCAACTGCTATTACAGCCAAGCAAGATATCGTAGTTATTAACGTTCattcaaacaaaaaaaCCTTATCGCATGGTTTTTTGGCTCACATTTTCACCACCTTAGACAACTTCAAGCTAGTTGTTGATTTAATATCGACTTCAGAAGTCCATGTATCAATGGCTCTCCAAATTCAACCTGATCAAGAATtacatttgaaaaatgctttgaaagaattacGCAAAATGGGTACTGTTGATGTTACAAGAGAAATGACTATAGTTTCGTTGGTCGGAAAACAAATGGTTAACTTTATTGGCATTGCAGGTAATATGTTTAAAGTGCTAGCTGACGAAAGAATTAATATCGAAATGATATCCCAAGGTgcaaatgaaataaatatttctgCAGTTATCGATGCAAAGGACACTTTAAGAGCGTTGCAATCTATTCATGCTAAATTACTAGAAGGCAGTTATGACTTATTAGGTAAGACAGAAAGTGCTGTCGATACACGCTTAGAAGGCTTAAAATTGCAATGA
- a CDS encoding DEHA2C07304p (similar to uniprot|P40531 Saccharomyces cerevisiae YIL041w GVP36 Golgi-vesicle protein) produces the protein MSFNFSNFTQDLKNLGDKFSNDFNNEFLPLAQRTSRMVQERMGKVNVDDISQLPSEYVELAEKCNNIEKLYKNVLKVTTNYENESYDYPTNLQESFTEFGKNFGNRVSNLSKATTPAEAQAALINPTTGEFKPPKTLYHALSRATDGSILTTGEQNNDPLIKGLDLYSSNLNKIGNARLGQDQLIKSKFNKPLTATLRQLISQSNNIQKKVDQKRIDYDLSRMNLTNCSNPSKEPNLRVIMENAEDEFANTVEDAINILQNVLENSKPLEEFLELVKAQLAYHKLATELLGGMVGEMEGFIDENAKSSGGANNSRESGDFDI, from the coding sequence ATgtcattcaatttctcGAACTTTACTCAAGACTTGAAGAACTTGGGTGATAAATTTagtaatgattttaataatgaattcttaCCTTTAGCTCAAAGAACCTCGCGTATGGTTCAAGAGAGAATGGGCAAGGTCAATGTGGATGACATAAGTCAGCTACCATCAGAGTACGTGGAATTAGCAGAGAAGTGCAATAACatagaaaaattatacaaGAATGTATTAAAGGTTACTACAAActatgaaaatgaaagcTACGACTACCCAACTAATTTGCAAGAATCGTTTACAGAATTTGGTAAGAATTTCGGCAATAGAGTTtccaatttatcaaaggCTACTACACCAGCTGAGGCACAGGCAGCCTTAATCAACCCGACAACGGGGGAATTCAAGCCTCCAAAAACTTTGTACCACGCCTTATCTAGAGCAACAGATGGGTCAATTTTAACAACCGGGGAACAAAATAATGACCCATTGATCAAGGGATTGGATTTGTATTCatctaatttgaataaaattggTAATGCAAGATTGGGCCAagatcaattgattaaatcgAAATTCAACAAACCACTTACTGCAACATTACGCCAGTTGATTTCTCAAAGCAATAATATCCAAAAGAAGGTTGATCAAAAGAGAATTGATTATGACTTGTCCCGTATGAACTTGACCAACTGCTCAAATCCTTCAAAAGAACCTAACTTGCGTGTTATTATGGAAAATGCGGAAGACGAATTTGCCAACACGGTGGAAGATGCTATCAACATCTTGCAAAATGTGCTAGAAAATTCTAAACCGTTAGAAGAATTCCTCGAATTAGTCAAAGCTCAATTGGCATACCACAAATTAGCTACTGAATTATTAGGGGGAATGGTTGGTGAAATGGAAGGATTTATTGACGAAAATGCCAAGCTGTCAGGTGGAGCTAATAATAGTCGTGAATCTGGcgattttgatatttaa
- a CDS encoding DEHA2C07326p (similar to uniprot|P53378 Saccharomyces cerevisiae YLR212C TUB4 Gamma-tubulin), with translation MPGETITFQAGQCGNQVGLQYWNQLATEHGISPDGTILSNPHEELGFESEGNQSHKTDRQDRPDLFFTLSSSNKYTPRSILIDLEPSVINKCTNEMPMFNPRNIHLSEQGNGAANNWQYGYSYGLQYQEELINLIDRECDKCENLSTFQLMHSVAGGTGSGVGSLLLELLNDRYGSKKLINTFSIFPSNDKTSDVVVQPYNTLLTLKRLIDFSDGTFVFDNDALNSIENSLFGISSSISNDTLNNRSNSAFESANKLISFVSASISNPLRFPTYMYSSNESILSTLVPSPDLKFLTASIAPFANLSNFDQKISKYNFTNLNEYDIILELLNDRYKMNKVNEPIKYISMLNYLIGNNLNQSEIRKGTIRAQQRVEFVPWTSSSIHVVNCQKSPFINGDKPQQKNKNLNGIQISNNTSIAHVFSKTVKQFDLLAKREAYVNYYTESNDKEERLRVLDLFNECRESVVNVIDEYKACQSMSYLEDEVLDNDELI, from the exons ATGCCTGG TGAGACAATTACCTTTCAAGCAGGTCAATGTGGTAATCAAGTAGGTCTTCAATATTGGAATCAATTAGCTACAGAACATGGAATATCGCCAGACGGAACTATATTATCCAATCCGCATGAAGAATTAGGGTTTGAAAGTGAAGGGAACCAGTCCCATAAAACGGATAGACAAGATAGACCTGACCTATTTTTTACATTATCAAGTTCCAATAAATACACTCCAAGATCAATACTTATAGATTTAGAACCATCTgttataaataaatgtaCTAATGAGATGCCTATGTTCAATCCAAGGAATATTCATCTCAGTGAACAAGGGAATGGTGCTGCTAACAATTGGCAATATGGATATTCATATGGTTTGCAgtatcaagaagaattgataaatttgatagaTCGAGAATGTGATAAATgtgaaaatttatctaCGTTCCAATTAATGCATAGTGTTGCTGGTGGTACTGGGTCCGGAGTGGGCTCATTATTGCTTGAGTTATTAAATGACAGATATGGAagtaaaaaattgataaatactTTCCTGATATTTCCGTCGAATGATAAAACGTCGGATGTGGTGGTGCAACCTTATAATACTTTGTTGACGTTGAAAagattaattgatttcagTGACGGGACATttgtttttgataatgacgCACTTAACagtattgaaaattctttatttggTATTTCGTCATCAATTTCGAATGAtacattgaataatagGAGTAATAGTGCATTTGAAAGTGccaataaattgatttcttttgtACTGGCTAGTATTTCTAACCCATTAAGATTTCCCACATATATGTATAGTTCGAACGAATCGATCTTGTCAACCCTAGTTCCATCTCcagatttgaaatttttgactGCATCAATTGCACcatttgcaaatttatcaaacttTGACCAAAAAATATCCAAGTATAATTTTACTAACTTGAATGAATATGACATCATCctagaattattgaatgatcGATACAAAATGAACAAAGTCAACGAGCCTATAAAGTATATTTCCATGCTAAATTACTTGATCGGTAATAATTTGAACCAATCTGAAATACGAAAGGGGACTATCCGAGCCCAACAGAGAGTAGAATTTGTGCCTTGGACCTCGTCTTCAATACATGTTGTTAATTGCCAAAAGTCACCATTTATAAATGGTGATAAACCACAACAAAAGaataagaatttgaatGGAATCCAAATCTCCAATAATACGTCAATAGCCCATGTGTTTAGTAAAACGGTCAAACAGTTTGATCTTTTGGCTAAAAGGGAAGCCTATGTAAATTACTACACAgaatcaaatgataaagaagaaagattgcGTGTGCTAGACCTCTTTAATGAATGTAGAGAAAGTGTGGTCAATGTTATCGATGAATATAAGGCTTGTCAATCAATGAGTTAtttagaagatgaagttttagataatgatgaaCTTATATAA
- a CDS encoding DEHA2C07370p (similar to uniprot|P46596 Candida albicans Opaque-phase- specific protein OP4 precursor), with amino-acid sequence MKLSTTSAALILALTASINAAPAGTPTTTSLTKRDAENIGKAIALLNDYNAKRETSPSYALAERDYPIVTTVLGYIKDTDLSSKILLYFVTDDFFAPIVKKTIISLIKNGTINLTTLFTSLNNSGLAAQVIEDLINDCNFYGEIYKLAGSYIGDLFDKIKDKISNIGSSKRESLEERALTTASQIPDSEDDNSVLTELMESLKKSGLGTQVVEELIVNKEFLSFGADLIKEMIDQKAITLGELVDAIKDSGLVPSLFKQFFTLDTLKTVTVNALAAAFNKCDGDNATATVSSDVGSETSGTTPTSGTSTSTSTGGSTNPTCKKRKRSYY; translated from the coding sequence atgaaattatctACTACCTCCGCCGCATTGATCTTAGCATTAACTGCATCCATTAACGCTGCTCCAGCCGGTACCCCAACCACCACCAGTCTTACCAAGAGGGATGCTGAAAACATCGGAAAGGCCATTGCTTTATTGAATGACTATAATGCTAAGAGAGAAACTAGTCCATCTTATGCATTGGCTGAAAGAGATTATCCAATTGTCACCACTGTTTTAGGTTACATTAAGGATACTGATCTTTCTTCAAAGATTCTTTTATACTTCGTTACCGATGATTTCTTCGCTCCAATTGTCAAGAAGACTATCATTTCTCTTATTAAGAATGGTACCATTAACTTGACTACTTTATTCACTTCATTGAACAATTCAGGTTTGGCCGCTCAAGTTATTGAGGATCTTATCAACGACTGTAACTTTTACGGTGAAATTTACAAATTAGCTGGTTCATACATCGGTGACTTATTCGACAAGATTAAGGACAAGATTTCTAACATTGGTAGTAGCAAGAGAGAATCTCTTGAAGAAAGGGCATTAACTACTGCTTCTCAAATTCCAGACAGCGAAGATGACAACTCAGTTCTTACTGAATTAATGGAATCATTAAAGAAATCTGGTTTAGGTACTCAagttgttgaagaattaattgtCAACAAGGAATTCTTATCATTCGGTGCTGATTTAATCAAGGAAATGATCGACCAAAAGGCCATCACTTTAGGTGAATTAGTCGATGCTATCAAAGATTCCGGATTAGTTCCATCCTTATTCAAGCAATTCTTCACTCTTGACACCTTGAAGACTGTTACAGTTAATGCTTTGGCTGCTGCTTTCAATAAGTGTGATGGTGATAATGCTACCGCTACTGTAAGTTCTGATGTTGGTTCTGAAACTTCTGGTACAACCCCAACTAGTGGTACTTCTACTTCTACTTCTACTGGTGGAAGCACTAACCCAACCTGtaagaagagaaagagaTCTTACTACTAG
- a CDS encoding DEHA2C07392p (some similarities with CA2824|IPF17888 Candida albicans), translating into MPLLEVKFCKTKRFGVKKFFTIDKFIPVPRESNRLFNKNIDRYTFCTAYKSSGKKHYKYTFKFDPDLQDSSKNFQTYLFNHRKARLGDMPKIGNDEGNFRWILTNKYPKQKYTYSLFSLDAGQPSLTDNMDTYKMELDPKNELIQNRPWMGKSLQSPNEIATLIHLADNHGTFSIHQTACLKIHKSQYSKGLESDSIHSLNMDELTFIITSIVSKFTSEKNTTINDSMQKLNKSHYTLTLVV; encoded by the coding sequence ATGCCGTTGCTTGAGGTGAAGTTCTgcaaaacaaaaagattTGGTGTTAAGAAGTTCTTCActattgataaattcataCCTGTACCTAGGGAGTCGAATAGactatttaataaaaacaTTGACAGATATACATTCTGTACTGCTTATAAAAGTTCCGGTAAGAAacattataaatatacatTCAAGTTCGATCCAGATCTTCAAGACTCGTCCAAAAACTTCCAGACTTATCTATTTAACCATCGCAAAGCTCGCCTTGGTGATATGCCGAAAATTGGAAATGACGAAGGAAACTTTAGGTGGATTTTAACTAACAAATATCCAAAGCAAAAATATACTTATTCTTTATTCCTGTTGGATGCTGGTCAACCGTCATTGACTGATAATATGGATACATATAAAATGGAATTGGACCctaaaaatgaattgatacAGAACAGACCATGGATGGGTAAAAGTCTTCAATCACCTAATGAGATCGCTACATTAATACATTTGGCTGATAATCATGGAACATTCAGTATTCATCAAACAGCTTGCTTGAAGATTCACAAATCACAATACCTGAAGGGTTTAGAATCTGATAGTATACATTCGCTCAACATGGATGAATTGACTTTTATAATTACATCCATCGTTTCGAAATTTACTTCTGAAAAGAATACTACAATAAATGATTCAATgcaaaaattgaacaaatcaCACTACACTTTAACGTTAGTGGTGTAG
- a CDS encoding DEHA2C07414p (some similarities with CA2824|IPF17888 Candida albicans) has protein sequence MAVNNRRLHILVMHFMESSHLTTIFVSRAALREMQSSSRYFSNSYINHTFPIDPGSIGYNQSFIMSHFGANSGKLDNDITEEGKDAFIEKKDPNTKRIAICNYNPGKDLIIFTSDEAIDEYKQANKISKKSDNFDSYLQRQQQGLAMPLLEVKFHKRSKFGSKFLTINKFSPPPPGAKKLFDKNKDKYKFCTVLKDSGMKYDKYTFKFEPNPQNSSENFEMYLFFHRKCRISDIPKTGNINERFRWARTDREKVSPYTYTLCMLDAGQPSMVDNMDTTNMELDTKNMGWDPQNEYLALSPEEYSDLCSPHVLANLIHLNNSRVSYSIQRTARLDIKIRKDRRNLESESIHSVTSDELIFITNSVIFKYFEDLGRSSDHALANAGDLLTIQGYV, from the coding sequence ATGGCTGTGAATAATAGAAGGCTCCATATTCTTGTCATGCATTTCATGGAACTGTCGCACCTAACCACAATATTCGTAAGTCGAGCAGCACTTCGAGAAATGCAGTCTTCGTCAcgttatttttcaaattcctATATAAATCATACATTTCCAATAGACCCTGGAAGTATTGGTTATAACCAATCCTTCATAATGTCACATTTTGGGGCTAATAGTGGGaaattagataatgatattacGGAAGAAGGCAAAGATGCGTTCATCGAAAAAAAAGATCCAAATACTAAAAGAATTGCAATTTGCAATTACAATCCCGGTAAAGACCTAATCATATTTACGTCTGATGAAGctattgatgaatataaacaggcaaataaaatatctaaAAAATCGGACAATTTTGATCTGTATTTGCAGAGGCAACAACAGGGCTTAGCTATGCCGCTACTTGAAGTGAAATTCCACAAAAGGAGTAAGTTTGGTAGCAAATTCTTGACTATAAACAAGTTCTCTCCACCACCTCCCGGTGctaagaaattatttgataaaaacaAAGATAAGTATAAATTCTGTACAGTTTTAAAGGATTCTGGTATGAAGTATGACAAGTACACATTCAAATTCGAACCAAATCCTCAGAACTCGTCTGAAAACTTCGAAATGTACTTATTCTTCCATCGCAAATGCCGCATATCTGATATACCGAAGACGggaaatattaatgaacGGTTTAGATGGGCTCGTACCGATAGAGAAAAGGTTCTGCCTTACACGTATACTCTATGTATGTTGGATGCTGGCCAACCTTCGATGGTTGATAACATGGACACTACAAATATGGAGTTGGACACTAAAAATATGGGGTGGGACCCTCAAAACGAGTATCTAGCATTACTGCCAGAAGAGTACCTGGACCTTTGTTCACCTCATGTACTTGCAAATCTAATCCATTTAAACAATAGCCGTGTATCGTATTCAATTCAAAGGACCGCAAGGCTTGATATCAAGATCCGAAAAGATCGTAGGAATTTGGAATCAGAAAGCATACATTCTGTGACCCTGGATGAATTGATTTTCATAACCAATTCAgtaatatttaaatattttgaggATTTAGGTAGATCCTCTGATCATGCTTTAGCAAATGCAGGTGATCTATTAACCATTCAAGGATACGTATGA